In one Mycobacterium sp. NBC_00419 genomic region, the following are encoded:
- a CDS encoding amidohydrolase family protein yields the protein MKSAEGDDQALVLVSSDTHIGPRLKDLRAYCPAEYLEEYDGYLDVLKEAAKNSPFGWDREDPQVQAVLRNAQTRGHYDMNARLADMDADGVAAEVVFHGSQNGQPVPFADTDFFGSLTRSDAGQVSARKRELEAVGIRMYNRWLADVCSIEPERHVGLAHLPIWDIDATLAEVNWAREAGLRGINFPAPRSGVVEYDRPDWEPFWSVCEDLGMALTTHAGAGNSWAPLGPHSSAVVLLETAGGWMSRRGVHWMIFSGVFYRHQKLRMVLTEQPGSWWTSYLAELDMVYQAAPARRVRTVIPELPSEACARSLFVGASFIAPFEALDAERGGYADRLLWGSDYPHVEGTWQAMPELETPTTHLALRHALAGRSADTIRAITGENAARVYGLDLEALRRVAARINAPSVADVAVPLEAGDIPDGVREYTMAFRDVAAWV from the coding sequence GTGAAGTCTGCAGAAGGTGACGACCAGGCACTCGTGCTGGTGAGCTCGGATACCCACATCGGCCCCCGGCTCAAGGACCTACGGGCGTACTGCCCGGCGGAGTACCTCGAGGAGTACGACGGCTACCTCGATGTGCTGAAGGAAGCCGCAAAGAACTCACCCTTCGGCTGGGATAGGGAAGATCCGCAAGTACAGGCCGTCCTGCGCAATGCGCAGACCCGCGGTCATTACGACATGAACGCTCGCCTGGCGGACATGGACGCCGATGGTGTGGCGGCCGAGGTGGTGTTTCACGGCAGTCAGAACGGACAGCCGGTGCCGTTCGCCGACACGGACTTCTTCGGGTCGCTGACCCGTAGCGATGCCGGCCAGGTGTCGGCACGCAAGCGCGAGCTGGAGGCGGTCGGAATCCGGATGTACAACCGGTGGTTGGCCGATGTCTGCTCCATCGAACCCGAGCGCCACGTCGGTTTGGCGCACCTTCCGATCTGGGATATCGACGCCACCCTGGCTGAAGTTAACTGGGCGCGGGAGGCCGGTCTGCGCGGGATCAACTTCCCGGCGCCGCGATCTGGGGTGGTGGAGTACGACCGTCCGGACTGGGAGCCGTTCTGGTCGGTGTGTGAAGACCTGGGGATGGCTCTGACGACCCATGCCGGTGCTGGCAACAGCTGGGCGCCGCTCGGTCCGCATTCCAGCGCAGTAGTGCTGCTCGAGACCGCCGGCGGATGGATGAGCCGTCGCGGTGTGCACTGGATGATCTTCTCCGGTGTCTTCTACCGCCATCAGAAGCTCCGCATGGTGCTCACCGAGCAGCCGGGCAGTTGGTGGACGTCGTACCTGGCTGAGCTCGACATGGTTTACCAGGCCGCCCCTGCGCGTCGGGTCAGGACGGTCATCCCGGAGCTGCCCAGTGAGGCATGCGCACGATCCCTTTTCGTCGGAGCGAGTTTCATCGCTCCCTTCGAGGCGTTGGACGCCGAACGCGGTGGCTACGCCGACCGATTGCTCTGGGGGTCGGACTATCCACACGTCGAGGGCACCTGGCAGGCTATGCCGGAACTCGAGACTCCGACAACACATCTGGCGTTGCGCCACGCGCTGGCAGGTCGTAGTGCCGACACCATCCGCGCGATCACCGGTGAGAACGCCGCGCGGGTGTACGGCCTAGATCTCGAGGCCTTGCGTCGGGTCGCAGCGCGCATCAATGCCCCGTCGGTCGCCGATGTCGCGGTGCCGCTGGAGGCCGGCGATATTCCCGATGGTGTGCGCGAGTACACCATGGCCTTTCGTGATGTTGCAGCCTGGGTCTAA
- a CDS encoding nuclear transport factor 2 family protein — protein MIISDPTPSQVADIIAINHLAASYSEAMCRFEVQEAVQTYAEDGILSSPTTEDAVGRAAIFETISKTVSTLDFVFQTLHQGLVEVDGDRATTNFPITEWARTSKDQKGILFLGVYRDEVVRTPEGWRFARRRLLPRLMGRPDFLAGRLHDISLTI, from the coding sequence ATGATCATCTCCGATCCGACACCCAGTCAGGTTGCCGACATCATCGCGATCAACCATCTGGCCGCGAGTTACTCCGAGGCGATGTGCCGCTTCGAAGTGCAGGAGGCGGTGCAGACGTACGCCGAGGACGGAATTCTCTCTAGCCCGACAACCGAGGATGCTGTCGGTAGGGCTGCCATCTTCGAGACGATCTCGAAGACGGTGTCCACGTTGGACTTCGTCTTCCAAACGTTGCACCAGGGACTGGTGGAGGTCGACGGCGACCGGGCCACCACCAATTTCCCGATCACCGAGTGGGCCCGCACTTCCAAGGACCAGAAGGGCATTCTCTTCCTCGGGGTGTACCGGGATGAGGTCGTTCGCACACCGGAAGGCTGGCGGTTCGCCCGCCGACGGCTGCTGCCCCGCCTGATGGGCCGCCCCGACTTCCTTGCGGGACGGTTGCACGACATTTCGCTGACCATCTGA
- a CDS encoding TetR/AcrR family transcriptional regulator, with product MAGRPKNRQDRINTDVIVDAALEIAQHRLADLTMRSLSDKLQVTPGALYKHVSGREELVTMVVEKVLSEAPRISPDGGDCWLALRAQMLGMQALVDRYPGLDMEIVSRSPESPQANLMRRGGMDALQAQGLSLDEAVYVYRAVTYLWLGARVAVQGRARNKTDIDTFASALDILLSGLKTELGERAIRESKVKGRQ from the coding sequence ATGGCTGGACGCCCGAAGAACCGCCAGGATCGCATCAACACAGACGTGATCGTCGATGCGGCCCTCGAGATCGCACAACACCGACTCGCCGACCTGACGATGCGCAGTCTGAGTGACAAGCTCCAGGTCACCCCGGGTGCGTTGTACAAGCACGTTTCGGGGCGTGAAGAACTGGTCACCATGGTGGTCGAGAAGGTGCTCAGTGAGGCGCCGAGAATCTCCCCGGACGGCGGCGACTGTTGGCTTGCGCTGCGTGCCCAGATGCTGGGCATGCAGGCTCTGGTCGATCGGTATCCCGGCCTGGATATGGAGATCGTCTCGCGCTCACCGGAATCCCCGCAGGCCAACCTCATGAGGCGTGGGGGAATGGATGCACTGCAGGCTCAGGGACTGAGTCTCGACGAGGCGGTGTACGTCTACCGCGCGGTGACCTACCTATGGCTGGGGGCGCGCGTCGCCGTGCAAGGCCGCGCACGCAACAAGACCGATATCGACACCTTCGCGTCGGCGTTGGACATCCTGCTCAGCGGGCTCAAGACCGAGCTCGGCGAACGAGCGATCAGGGAATCGAAAGTGAAAGGGCGACAATGA
- a CDS encoding Rieske 2Fe-2S domain-containing protein, whose protein sequence is MRAATPGELSSPSSEQGGNRLVPHWRPTGWFQIGWSADFPHEVVRPLHYFGRDLVAYRSGQGTLTVLEAHCRHLGGHLGYGGRVEGDCVVCPFHGWHWGPDGTNRYIAYQPDRPNRSRTLQAWSTYEHAGVAYLWHDSTGGPPQWQVPDIFVDTAPHVAHREFHEPTESARINYGRLTLHPQLVSENAADPIHFRYVHGTRDHPVFLRRWERDALWFSQIGFGRRWIEMDPSSHDGDTLSILVAGVGLNLTALSGSQNTVILLSTTPVDAESSELLQTVWLEKLDGDDVPGVVEARLVAATAQLPNDIEIWQHQIFEDPPALASREGRAFADLRRWARQFYPADPSARPLAGRTE, encoded by the coding sequence GTGAGGGCAGCAACGCCCGGAGAGCTGTCGTCGCCGTCGAGTGAACAGGGTGGGAACCGCCTTGTCCCGCATTGGCGGCCCACCGGCTGGTTCCAGATCGGCTGGTCGGCCGACTTCCCCCACGAGGTGGTGCGACCGCTGCACTACTTCGGCCGTGACCTTGTGGCCTACCGGTCCGGGCAGGGGACGCTGACCGTCTTGGAAGCGCACTGCCGTCATCTCGGTGGCCACCTCGGGTATGGCGGCAGGGTGGAGGGCGACTGCGTCGTCTGCCCGTTCCACGGCTGGCACTGGGGGCCGGACGGAACCAATCGATACATTGCCTATCAGCCCGACCGGCCAAACCGCTCGAGAACGTTGCAGGCATGGTCGACGTACGAGCATGCCGGGGTTGCGTATTTATGGCACGACTCCACCGGCGGCCCCCCGCAGTGGCAGGTGCCCGATATCTTCGTCGACACGGCCCCACACGTCGCCCACCGCGAGTTCCACGAACCCACCGAGAGCGCCCGGATCAACTACGGCCGTTTGACACTGCACCCGCAGTTGGTGTCCGAGAACGCCGCGGACCCCATCCACTTCCGCTACGTCCACGGCACTCGCGACCATCCGGTCTTCCTGCGGCGGTGGGAGCGGGATGCGTTGTGGTTCAGTCAAATCGGGTTCGGACGGCGCTGGATCGAGATGGACCCGTCGAGTCATGACGGCGACACCCTGAGCATTCTGGTCGCAGGGGTGGGGCTCAACCTCACCGCGCTTTCCGGCAGTCAGAACACCGTGATTCTGCTGTCGACGACGCCGGTCGACGCTGAGTCCAGCGAGCTCCTCCAGACCGTGTGGTTGGAGAAGCTCGACGGCGACGATGTCCCGGGCGTCGTCGAGGCCCGCCTGGTGGCGGCTACCGCGCAACTACCCAATGACATCGAGATCTGGCAACACCAGATCTTCGAGGACCCGCCGGCACTGGCGTCGCGCGAGGGCCGCGCGTTCGCCGATCTGCGACGCTGGGCTCGCCAGTTCTATCCCGCCGATCCGTCGGCACGGCCGCTCGCGGGGCGCACTGAATAA
- a CDS encoding NmrA family NAD(P)-binding protein, with protein MNIAGPILVTGATGAQGGAVVDALLDAGADVRALVRNPQSATAAQLAERGVDLVRGDFEDPESLTKAVDGTYGVFSMQMPPTPKDPEVEVRTGRALVAAARTAGVEVFVHTSVARAGDHEKFAGWAEQRWWPVYWLSKAAVNDIVRSAGFPKWVVLKPAFMMDNFIPPKSHYLFPPLAAGRLHTALADDTRMHLIAAADVGRFAAAAFADPDRHHGQEIDLAADALTMAEVAQVISAITTVPISVKGLPRDEAIASGTSSLVVGNQEWANVEGYAVDLDVARSRGIALERFADWANRHADQFDIAPS; from the coding sequence GTGAATATCGCAGGACCAATTCTTGTCACCGGCGCGACCGGCGCTCAGGGCGGTGCAGTCGTCGACGCCCTCTTGGACGCTGGCGCCGATGTACGTGCGCTCGTTCGCAACCCGCAATCGGCGACGGCGGCGCAACTCGCCGAGCGGGGAGTTGATCTGGTGCGTGGAGACTTCGAGGATCCCGAGAGCCTAACGAAGGCGGTAGACGGCACCTACGGAGTGTTCTCGATGCAGATGCCGCCGACGCCGAAAGACCCGGAGGTGGAGGTGCGTACCGGCCGGGCGCTCGTTGCGGCTGCGCGCACAGCAGGGGTCGAGGTCTTCGTGCACACATCGGTGGCACGCGCCGGTGACCATGAGAAGTTTGCCGGGTGGGCCGAACAGCGATGGTGGCCGGTCTACTGGCTCAGCAAGGCAGCCGTGAACGACATCGTGCGCAGCGCGGGATTTCCCAAGTGGGTTGTGCTCAAACCCGCCTTCATGATGGACAACTTCATCCCACCCAAGTCGCACTACCTGTTTCCGCCACTGGCCGCAGGCCGACTACACACTGCGTTAGCCGATGACACGCGGATGCATCTGATCGCCGCCGCCGACGTCGGGAGATTCGCCGCAGCCGCCTTTGCCGATCCGGATCGCCATCACGGTCAAGAGATCGATCTGGCTGCCGATGCGCTCACCATGGCCGAGGTGGCACAGGTGATTTCGGCAATCACCACGGTGCCGATCTCCGTCAAGGGGCTGCCTCGAGATGAGGCCATCGCCTCGGGTACCTCCTCGCTGGTAGTGGGCAACCAGGAATGGGCGAACGTCGAAGGCTACGCGGTGGACCTCGATGTCGCTCGCTCTCGAGGCATCGCTCTGGAGCGATTCGCAGATTGGGCGAATCGGCACGCCGACCAGTTCGACATCGCACCGTCGTAA
- a CDS encoding helix-turn-helix transcriptional regulator produces MASDSEQRRRELAAFLSARRAALSPEQVGLRAGLRPRRVRGLRREEVANLAGVSYSWYTRLEQGQDIQATVEVIDSIAEALRLTDDEHRHLRRLAALPLGAADNHDETVDEHTRQLLATLLPSPAYVLGPRSDYLAWNDALSAVFCDVGALPRDRRNVLWATFAVDGVRDSLADWEGHARRVVGQFRAEAAAHPTDPRFGALADELASISAEFRLWWSSHEVVRAAGGAQSFRHPAAGELSTHLMQFRILDRPALKLIIHHPSTDADLDKLNQIRGSAQWDARVN; encoded by the coding sequence ATGGCGTCCGACTCAGAGCAGCGCCGCCGCGAGCTCGCGGCCTTCCTCAGTGCCCGCCGGGCAGCTTTGTCACCAGAGCAGGTCGGTCTGCGCGCTGGCCTTCGCCCCCGTCGTGTCCGGGGCCTTCGGCGCGAGGAGGTCGCCAACCTCGCCGGCGTCAGCTACAGCTGGTACACCCGGCTGGAACAGGGGCAGGACATCCAGGCAACCGTCGAGGTGATCGACAGCATCGCCGAGGCACTCCGACTGACCGACGACGAGCACCGGCATCTGCGCCGGCTTGCGGCGCTGCCGCTGGGTGCCGCGGACAACCACGACGAGACCGTCGACGAACACACTCGCCAACTACTAGCCACGCTGCTGCCGTCTCCGGCGTACGTTTTGGGACCTCGGTCGGACTATCTGGCCTGGAACGACGCGCTGTCGGCGGTGTTCTGCGATGTCGGCGCTCTGCCGAGGGATCGGCGCAATGTGCTGTGGGCGACCTTCGCCGTTGACGGCGTCCGCGACTCCCTGGCGGACTGGGAAGGGCATGCCCGCCGTGTCGTCGGGCAATTCCGGGCGGAAGCCGCGGCCCATCCCACAGACCCGCGATTCGGGGCACTGGCCGACGAATTGGCTTCAATCAGTGCAGAATTCCGGCTGTGGTGGTCCAGCCACGAGGTGGTGCGGGCAGCCGGCGGAGCACAGTCGTTTCGCCACCCTGCTGCCGGCGAGCTGTCGACGCATCTGATGCAGTTTCGGATACTCGACCGACCCGCGCTGAAGTTGATCATCCACCACCCCTCGACCGATGCCGATCTGGACAAGCTCAACCAGATTCGCGGCTCAGCACAGTGGGATGCTCGGGTCAACTGA